A single genomic interval of Phaeodactylum tricornutum CCAP 1055/1 chromosome 5, whole genome shotgun sequence harbors:
- a CDS encoding predicted protein has protein sequence MVIGTVILSLRLVYLHLTHWYMPEVQKYVVRILWMVPIYAVQSYLSLRYHELRIYIGSIRDFYEAYVIASFVYYLIELLGGEESLIHILQQKTGTRLGKHSFPFSLILQPWEMGIEFMLQCKHGVLQYVVFKTLSTVTTFACESAGIYGEGKFDWRCAYPYLCFFQNISVMYALYCLVMFYHAINEELRHPVNWHPLGKFLSVKSVVFFTWWQGVLIFYLRAHGIIEHMGSWSSEDVANGLIDYCVIVETIGFAIAHSYTFSYKEY, from the coding sequence ATGGTAATTGGGACTGTCATTCTTTCGCTTCGACTTGTGTATCTACATCTCACGCACTGGTACATGCCCGAAGTACAAAAGTATGTCGTCCGCATTCTCTGGATGGTTCCTATTTACGCCGTGCAGTCTTATTTGAGTCTACGCTACCACGAATTACGGATTTACATTGGCTCGATCCGCGACTTCTACGAGGCTTACGTGATTGCCAGTTTCGTGTACTACCTCATTGAACTGCTGGGAGGCGAAGAGTCATTGATTCATATTCTCCAACAAAAGACTGGAACGCGGCTCGGTAAACACAGCTTTCCTTTCAGCTTGATTCTGCAGCCCTGGGAAATGGGCATTGAATTTATGCTGCAATGCAAACACGGTGTACTACAGTATGTCGTCTTTAAAACCTTGTCCACTGTAACGACGTTTGCTTGCGAGTCCGCCGGAATTTACGGGGAAGGGAAGTTCGACTGGCGGTGTGCGTATCCTTATCTATGTTTTTTTCAAAACATTTCAGTTATGTATGCCTTGTATTGTCTGGTAATGTTTTACCACGCCATCAACGAAGAGCTACGACATCCTGTCAACTGGCATCCATTGGGCAAGTTTCTTAGTGTCAAATCGGTGGTGTTCTTTACTTGGTGGCAAGGAGTCCTCATTTTCTATCTACGTGCCCACGGGATCATCGAACACATGGGATCATGGTCGTCGGAAGATGTCGCCAACGGTCTCATTGACTACTGCGTCATCGTGGAAACCATCGGTTTTGCAATTGCCCACAGCTATACATTTTCGTACAAGGAATAC